The genomic stretch TTCGACGCCGCCGTACGGATAGCTCAGCAGATCGTCGAGGGCCGAACGGAACAGCGCTTGCGGACTGTCATCCAGACGCAGGCGAATGTCGGTGGCGTCCGCCGGTAGAGTCAACGGCGTGTCGCCGCTGGCCACGTCGAGGCTCTGAGTCTGCGTCACTTGCCAGCCTTCACCGGTCGCGGTGAGGCGTACAGCGAGGGCGTCGGCGGTCTTGCCGTCCTGCACCAGCTCGGCTGTCCACTCGCCGGTAGCCAATGCAAACGCCGGCAGCGGCAGGTAGTTGATACCGTTGTTGAGGGTCACCGGCAGGCGCTGTTCGGCGCCGGCGTAGTGCGTCACCAGTTCAGCCTTGACCGGTTTCTCGGCCTGGCTGAAGGCGAACACGCCGAGTTGCGGCTGATCGCCCTTGCGGAATTTGCTCGGCCCGCTCCACTTCAGGTACAGCGGTTTTTCCGAGCGGACGAACTGCTTCTTCTGCCCGACCTGACCGTCGTCGGCGATCGCCCGCGCGGTGATGCGCCAGCGGGTCAGCGAGTCCGGCATCTTGAAGGTGAAACGGGTCTTGCCGTCGGCATCGGTCAGCAACTCTGGCTGCCACGCGGCGGTGTCGACGTCTTCGCGACGCGGCCGCTCCAGCACTTTCACCCCGCGTTCGCTGCGGTTGGCCTTGCCCGGTGCGCCGGGGCTGCCCGGCAATGCCACGTCGTAACTGATGAACGACAGGCTGGCGCTGGTACGCACGTTGTTGCGGCGCGGGTGATAGAAGAACTGGTCGATAGTCGGCGCGACTTCCGGTTGCAACGCGTAGACCATTTCATCCACGACGCTGACCGTCAGGTGCGCCGGCACTGCCTTGCCGGCGAACTGCGTGGTCAGGTCGACCGTCACGGTATCGCCCGGCTGATAAGTCTCTTTGTCAGTTTTGATCGCCACGTCGATCTGCGGCGCGACGACCTTGATCCCGGCGTTCTGGAAGCTGTACTGACCGCCCTTGGTGTAGAGCACGGAGAACGTCAGGTTCGGCGCGAAGTTGTCCTTCACCGGGATGCGTGCGCGGTATTGGGTGTCGCTGAGTTTTTCCAGTTTCAGCCAGTCGCCGCCCTTGGCCAGCAGCGCGGTGGCTTCGACCTTGTCGCGCTCCAGCGACAGCAGCGCATCGCTCACCGGCTCCGGGAACGTGATCAGCGCCAGTGCTTCGTCGCCGGCCTTGTACTCGGGTTTGTCGAGGACGATTTCCACGGTGCCCGGCACCGCCTTGACGCCGTCGCCGGTGACCGAATGACCGGTGCCACCGAGCACCCGGCCGAACTGATCCTTCAGCGACAGGTTGTAGGTCCCCGGACGATCAAACGTCACGCTGAAGCCTTTGTCTTTCGCCGCCAGTTTGCCTTCGCCGGTGGTCTGGTCTTCCAGACGCACCCAACTGTAGCTGCTCGGCACAACGGCCTGAGCCTGCACGCTGCCACCCTCGTTGGCGTAGCTGAATGCAACCTTGTCGCCCACCGCGCTGAAACGCTGCGGCGCAGTCAGGCGGAAGCTGGCGGCGCCACGGTCGATGAGGATTTCCTTGGTGGTCTTGACCCGGTACGCCGCGCCATCGCTGGCGAACACGGTGAGCATGTAGCGGCTCGGTTTGTCAGCGGCTGGCAGGTCGAGGGTCGCGTTGCCTTTGCTGTCGGTGGTCAGTTCGGTGCTGGTCAGCTCCACCGGGAATTGCCCGAGGTATTGCAGCTCGTTGTCGACCATCGACAGTTGCTGGGCGCGCAGGCTCAGGGTCAATTTGGCGTTGGCCACTGGTTTACCGTCCGGGTACAGCAGCACCAGGCTGCCCTTCACCGGTTCGCCGGTGCGGTAATCCTGCTTGGCCAGATTCAGCGAGATTTCGAAGTGCGGCTTGATGTACTCCGCCACACGGAACGCGCTGCTGTAGGCCTGATCCTTGTAGTTGAAACGCAGCTCATAACCACCGGCCACCGCGTTGTCCGGCAACTGGAAACGGCCCTGGGTGCCGGCCTTCGAATCGAGTTTCAGGTCGAGCCGCTGCAACTCGGTACCGGTCGCATCGAGCACGCTGACGTTGACGTCCGCCGCGCCCGGCAACACCGAGTCCCGCGCGTTCTTGAATTCGCGGCCGACGATTTTCAGCGACACCCAATCGCCCGGGCGATACAGCGGCCGGTCGGTGAAGGCGTAGAGTTTGGTGTCGTAGATTTCGCTGTCGTAATAGAAGTTTTCCGAGACGAACACGCCGCCCTCTTCGTCCTCGCCAATGACGAACGAACGCTCCGGGCTGACGTGTTTCAGGCGCAGCAAACCATCGGTGTCGGTGGCGCCGCTGCTCATCACGCCGAGGCCGTCGGTCCACAGCACATTGACCTTCGGCACCGAGTTGCCTTCGTGTTTGCGCGCGGCCCACACCAGCAACTCATCACCGGCAATCTTGCTCACCGCCACGGTGTTGGAAACGAACACCATGGTGGTCGCGCGGTACTTGCCGATCAGCGCTTCAACCAGGTACAGGCCCGGTTTCAGGTTGCCCAGCGGGATGTAGACGTTGCCCGGCGCGACGCTGACGAACTCGCTGGAAGAACCGGCCAGATTCACGCCTTCCGGCGGCTGGATCGGCTTGGCCTGCCACAGCGGATAACGGAACTGGCTGACCACCGGCAGACCCGGAATCAAGGCGAACTGCGGTTGCGCGTCGTACGGCGTCGGCGCGGCGATGGCGTTGCCCATCTTCAGCTCCGGCACTTCCTCGGTGACTTGCTGACGCGATTCGTAGGAGAACGCACGCTGCATCACCCGACGGGATTTGCGGTACCAGTTGTCCCACAGGTACGCGAGGGTATTCGACAGGCCTTCGCCCTTGAACTGGCCGTCGCTGACCACGCGGTGCAGGTTCTTCTGGCGCTTGAGGAAGTCCAGCGGCTTGTCGATCTTGTACACGCGAATGTCGGCGCCGCCGTACGGTTCCATGCGGAAACGACGGTAGTCACGGCCCGGCGCTTCGAGGCGCACAACCGCCTGTTCGTCGCTGGCGAAACTGCTGTCGGCCAGCAGGAAGAAGCTTTCACCGGAGACCGGCGTGTAGCCGCTTGGCTCGACGGAGTCTTCGGCATTCACTGCCGAAAACGGCAGGACTAACAGCAACAGAAAAGGCAGTAAACGCAGCATGCGGGCACCGGTCATTGGGAGAGGAAGTTCAGTCGATAGACGCCGATGAAGTTGGGGTTGGCTGCGTCGGGTATCCATCGGGTGTCCTTCCATGTCGTGAGTTGCTGCAGGCTTGCCGAACGCATGCCGTTGTCAGTGGGGGTGGTCGTGCCGGTGTGATAGGCGATGTAACGGCCCATCCAGATCATCAGGTGCTGGTCGTCGCCCTGATCGAAAAACATCAGATCGCCGGGCCGTGCCTGAGACACGTCGCGGCCGATCAGATGGCTGTTGAACTGAATCAGTTTGATCGCGTTGACGTAGGGCCCGACCTTGCCGCCGCCCTGTTGCCATTGCTGGGCAAACTTGCGTTGCTCGTCGCTCAACGCCAGCTCCGGCGGCAGGTAGCGGTTGGACACGCCATTGCTGCGCAGCCATTTGTCGTCATGGACTTTCAGCGCTTCGTTGGCGGCGAAACGCACCAGCCCGGCGCAGTCCTGCTGATACCAGCGCGGGCTCGGGCCTTTGCTCAACTGTTCCTGAGCGATGCGCACGAACCAGGCACGAAAGACCTGGGACTGCGCAGGATCGAGCGCCGGCGCTTCAACCGCTCGGGCACCCGCGCTCAGTAACAGCGCGAGCAAGCCGAGGCTGCGGATCAATCCAGTCACAGCGCTTTCCACTCCAGCGGCAGCCATTGCCAGTGACCGTCGGGCTCACTGCCTTCCGGCAACGTCAGGGCGTATTTGCCGTAACCGCCGAGGGTGCGCAGTTTCGGGATCAGGTAGGTTTGCGCGGCGTTGTAGAACACCGGCTCCATGTCCTGCGGCAGGCTGTCGAGGGTTTCCTGCTGCATCAGTTGCGCCATCGAGTCCGGACCAAAGTAGATCGGCATCAGCACGTCTTTGGGCAGCACATCGGCCATCGGCGGGAAGCGTTTGTCGAGGGTGCCGAGGGCCTTGTCGACCAGTTTGTCGTCGAGGGAAAACAGCAGCGTCGAACCGTGGCGTGCCAGGCTGACTTTCATGAAAGCCTTGCCGGTGATCGCGTCCGGGTTCTCGGCATCCTTGGCCGCGTAAGGGCCGAAGTTGGAGCTGACCTGACGCTGCCAGAGGTGGCTCTGACCTTCCTGTTTTTCCACCACCGGGAACGCGTGCTCATCGACGTTGCCTTCATAGGCACCGACCATCGAATCGAACAACGTGCCGATATCGCCGTCGAGCTTGCCGCTGTCCTCGTCCTTCAGACTGGCCACCAGCAACGGCGTGTACAGCCGCGAATCGGCATACCAGCACAGGCCCGCCGCGCCGGCCACGTGTTCGGTAAGTGTCTGCGCCACCGCTTCTTCGGCGCCGAGTTTCACCAGCAACGGTTTCTGCGGCTCGGCAGCTACCGGCAAGGTCACGCAGGCACTGGCACCCAGCGGCATGGCTTGCCAGACCGGTTTGAAATCGAAGTCCGGCTGGTTCTCCAGTTCATCCATGGCGAGGAAGCTGTGCCAGCCCTTGTCGTCCATGTCGAAACGCAGGCCGGCGAAGTTCGGGATGAAGCGCTGGTAACCCATGGCGAGGACGCTGGAATTGACCGACAGACGCTGTTTGGTTTCAGGTGTTTTAGCTGGCAGCCCGAACGCTTCGGGGAACAGTTTTTCGCCATTGAGCAGCGCCGCCAGCGCTTGTGGCGAAACATGGCCAGACTCTTCAGAGGCGCCACTTTCAGGGTCGTAGAATTTGGTCGGGTTGGAAAGCACCACCAGTTTGTCGCCACGGGAAGCGAACAACAGTGATTTGCTGGCGTTGTAGGTCAGTTGATACAGCGGCACCTCGTCACTGCCGACTTTCAGGGTGCTCAACACGCTCAGTTGCGAATCATCCAGCGCGACTTTCGCCAGCGGCTCCAGCAGCTTGGCCAGTCCGCCGCGATCCATCACCAACAGGAAATCCTTCAGACGACCATCGGCGCCACGCCACAACGCCACGTCTGCCGGTTGATCGAAGAGTTGCTCAATGAGGCTGTCCTGCAGCTTCAGGTCATGCTCGTAAATGATCCGCCGCAGACTGCCGATCAGCCCGAGGCGATCAGCATGAGTCTCGTAATAGAAGACGAAATCCTCGGTGAGCGTGGCCTTGAGGAACGGTACTGTCAGCAGGTCCTTGGGCAACTGGCTCAGGGAGCGGGTTTCCAGCAGCGCGTCCGGGCGGCTCAGGCCGAGCTTGTCGCTGGCCAGCGCAGCCGCAGGCAGCTTGGGCTTGTGCATCAGCCAGCCGAGCCCGCCCGCCACGCCGGCCACCAGGCACAGCCCGACCACCAGCAACGGCCAGCGCCGGGAGGGTTTGCCGGCAGGCGTTACGGCGGCCGGTGTAGCAGTGTTATCGCTCATCTTTCCAGAACCCGAGTTCATCCGTGGCGGGATGCTTAATAGTTGAAAGTCTTGACCAGCAGCAGATCACCGATGGCCCGCAGGGGCACGATGAACGTTTCGCGTTTTTCGTCGACGGTGTTTTCGTTGAGCACCAGCGTGATCTGCGAGGTGATGACCTCGTTCTGGTTGCTGGTCTCCTCGAAGTTATAGCCGCCGTCGCCAAAGTTGCCCCAATAGTTGACGTAAACCAGATAGGTGCCATGCAGCGGCGCAGTCATGGTGAACATTTCCGGGCCGGGGCCGTCGACACCGTCCGGGTCCAGACCGCCGCCGTTGGTCAACGCCGTGTGGGCGAAAAACGCATGCTGGCCGTCAGGCGTAATGATGTGCAGATCGAGTTCGGCCTTGGGATCATCCCAGCCGAGCACCACGCGAATCCGCGCCGGTGTGCGCAGGTTGTTCGCTTCGTAGAACTGCACGCGCTTGAGCGACTGGCCTTCGGCGCTGCGCACTTCGACGCTGTTGGAGCCTGCGCCAAATGCATAAGGCCGGGCGAAACGCCCATCGTCGTCGGTGTACAGATTCAGCGGATTGCCGTTGACCGCCAGGGTGTGCGGCCCGCGCTGGTTGCCGATGGCCTTGAGCTGGCCCTGGATCATCGTGCGATTGCGCTGGATGCCGCGATCGATCGGCGGCGTGGGATAGGCGACTTGCGGGTTTTCACTGCGGTCGAGCAAACCGTTATAGCGCCAGCCGCCCACCGGTTCCGACAGATCAGCGCTCGGCGCCGCCCATAAAGCGGGGGCGCAGGCCAACCCGACCAGCAGCAAAAGAAATGAACGCATGTGATGCCTCCTGCCATGCCTGAACGAAACCTTGCACCCGATCCTCGGTACTTCACAGCGGTGAAAACTGCGTTTCGTCTGAAAGACCCGTGACTGTCGGGTCGTAGAAGGCGCGAAGGTTAGCGATTCGGCAGTTTTTTAACAATCGGATACATCTTGAAATGCGGTGGGAATCACGCACCTGGGTGGACGATGAGCCGAATAGGCGTCATATTCGGCTCACAAAATGAGCCGAATAGCATTTCTATTCGGCTCACGCACTCAGGAACAGCATTTCATGGCAACTCACTGGATCTGGCAGCAACCCGATTGGCCCGACTTCAATTGGCAGGCAGAGCGTCTCACTGCGCTGTTGCGCGAATGCGTTCAGGCGCAGGGACAATTGATGGGCATGGCGGGATCAGTGGGCAATTCACTGAGCGCTCAGATTGAGCTGGACGCGTTGCTGCAGAACATCGTGACCTCCTCGGCGATCGAGGGGGAGCAGTTGAATGTTGAGTCCGTGCGTTCTTCATTGGCACGACGTCTGGGGCTGGAATCACCGGATGCAGACAACGTCAGCAAGCGCAGCGAGGGGCTGGCGCAACTGATGCTCGATGCCACTCAACGTTTTGCCGAACCGCTGACGCTGGAACGATTGCTGGAATGGCATTCATGGCTGTTTCCAGAACAGGAGAGTGGTTTCCTTTCGCGAGCAATCAATGTCGGCGCATTACGCGGCGATGAGCCGATGCAGGTGGTTTCCGGACGAATCGACCGTCCGACCGTGCACTTCGAGGCGCCACCGCGACAAGGCCTTGAGCGACAACTCGACAGTTTTCTCAAGTGGTTCGACGCCAGTCAGCATCAGGCAGGCCTCGATCCTTTACTGCGAGCCGGTATCGCACATTTC from Pseudomonas allokribbensis encodes the following:
- a CDS encoding alpha-2-macroglobulin family protein, encoding MTGARMLRLLPFLLLLVLPFSAVNAEDSVEPSGYTPVSGESFFLLADSSFASDEQAVVRLEAPGRDYRRFRMEPYGGADIRVYKIDKPLDFLKRQKNLHRVVSDGQFKGEGLSNTLAYLWDNWYRKSRRVMQRAFSYESRQQVTEEVPELKMGNAIAAPTPYDAQPQFALIPGLPVVSQFRYPLWQAKPIQPPEGVNLAGSSSEFVSVAPGNVYIPLGNLKPGLYLVEALIGKYRATTMVFVSNTVAVSKIAGDELLVWAARKHEGNSVPKVNVLWTDGLGVMSSGATDTDGLLRLKHVSPERSFVIGEDEEGGVFVSENFYYDSEIYDTKLYAFTDRPLYRPGDWVSLKIVGREFKNARDSVLPGAADVNVSVLDATGTELQRLDLKLDSKAGTQGRFQLPDNAVAGGYELRFNYKDQAYSSAFRVAEYIKPHFEISLNLAKQDYRTGEPVKGSLVLLYPDGKPVANAKLTLSLRAQQLSMVDNELQYLGQFPVELTSTELTTDSKGNATLDLPAADKPSRYMLTVFASDGAAYRVKTTKEILIDRGAASFRLTAPQRFSAVGDKVAFSYANEGGSVQAQAVVPSSYSWVRLEDQTTGEGKLAAKDKGFSVTFDRPGTYNLSLKDQFGRVLGGTGHSVTGDGVKAVPGTVEIVLDKPEYKAGDEALALITFPEPVSDALLSLERDKVEATALLAKGGDWLKLEKLSDTQYRARIPVKDNFAPNLTFSVLYTKGGQYSFQNAGIKVVAPQIDVAIKTDKETYQPGDTVTVDLTTQFAGKAVPAHLTVSVVDEMVYALQPEVAPTIDQFFYHPRRNNVRTSASLSFISYDVALPGSPGAPGKANRSERGVKVLERPRREDVDTAAWQPELLTDADGKTRFTFKMPDSLTRWRITARAIADDGQVGQKKQFVRSEKPLYLKWSGPSKFRKGDQPQLGVFAFSQAEKPVKAELVTHYAGAEQRLPVTLNNGINYLPLPAFALATGEWTAELVQDGKTADALAVRLTATGEGWQVTQTQSLDVASGDTPLTLPADATDIRLRLDDSPQALFRSALDDLLSYPYGGVEQTASRLLPLSIAYPSLASSPQVRDRLRLIMQNSRLRLVQMAGPSASFTWWGFDGEPDAFLTAYAYYADWNASQVLELTLPPEHWQRVLEVYAKQAPNTPLLQRALILSFAKQMHLPVNTLLSGLMEDLAKAGEGNAANLMDDGEDSLVMSDPDSALGLAAARVLTASLATQSKVALPDAFNRQLGAAQQRLAVSSQPFVEALNLSLQPFDQARANALLQRLLPQQSTLERALALTWLQRSIAQASPTIALAPGEGWKKNYGATGEMFWTWQGAAPVPSVLTVSGTQERPLRAALSFQTQQPAVDPMAVTITRRLSRLVPGDEAFTFKLEPVGTKPLSSDSLYLDEVILTSKAPKPLRYGMLEVPLPPGADVERTTWGIKLQGKDGTEPTALEKARFEPGQLAYAVPVDALSGELRLRHLVRFSQKGQFNLPPVRFTQVYAPQHQAQEAKAALGQVTVN
- a CDS encoding YfaP family protein, giving the protein MRSFLLLLVGLACAPALWAAPSADLSEPVGGWRYNGLLDRSENPQVAYPTPPIDRGIQRNRTMIQGQLKAIGNQRGPHTLAVNGNPLNLYTDDDGRFARPYAFGAGSNSVEVRSAEGQSLKRVQFYEANNLRTPARIRVVLGWDDPKAELDLHIITPDGQHAFFAHTALTNGGGLDPDGVDGPGPEMFTMTAPLHGTYLVYVNYWGNFGDGGYNFEETSNQNEVITSQITLVLNENTVDEKRETFIVPLRAIGDLLLVKTFNY
- a CDS encoding Fic family protein translates to MATHWIWQQPDWPDFNWQAERLTALLRECVQAQGQLMGMAGSVGNSLSAQIELDALLQNIVTSSAIEGEQLNVESVRSSLARRLGLESPDADNVSKRSEGLAQLMLDATQRFAEPLTLERLLEWHSWLFPEQESGFLSRAINVGALRGDEPMQVVSGRIDRPTVHFEAPPRQGLERQLDSFLKWFDASQHQAGLDPLLRAGIAHFWFVTLHPFDDGNGRLTRTLTDLALAQGEAQAIRFYAMSASILDDRSGYYRILESSQKATLDITDWLAWFLQTLLRSLQQAIARIESVLGKSRFWQAHRESGLSVEQIKVLNRLLDGGERGFEHGISAAQYQSVAKVSKATATRHLAELLEKDCLQRLPGGGRSTRYQIRYPVESTD
- a CDS encoding DUF1175 domain-containing protein, which produces MAAAGVESAVTGLIRSLGLLALLLSAGARAVEAPALDPAQSQVFRAWFVRIAQEQLSKGPSPRWYQQDCAGLVRFAANEALKVHDDKWLRSNGVSNRYLPPELALSDEQRKFAQQWQQGGGKVGPYVNAIKLIQFNSHLIGRDVSQARPGDLMFFDQGDDQHLMIWMGRYIAYHTGTTTPTDNGMRSASLQQLTTWKDTRWIPDAANPNFIGVYRLNFLSQ
- a CDS encoding DUF2138 domain-containing protein, with translation MSDNTATPAAVTPAGKPSRRWPLLVVGLCLVAGVAGGLGWLMHKPKLPAAALASDKLGLSRPDALLETRSLSQLPKDLLTVPFLKATLTEDFVFYYETHADRLGLIGSLRRIIYEHDLKLQDSLIEQLFDQPADVALWRGADGRLKDFLLVMDRGGLAKLLEPLAKVALDDSQLSVLSTLKVGSDEVPLYQLTYNASKSLLFASRGDKLVVLSNPTKFYDPESGASEESGHVSPQALAALLNGEKLFPEAFGLPAKTPETKQRLSVNSSVLAMGYQRFIPNFAGLRFDMDDKGWHSFLAMDELENQPDFDFKPVWQAMPLGASACVTLPVAAEPQKPLLVKLGAEEAVAQTLTEHVAGAAGLCWYADSRLYTPLLVASLKDEDSGKLDGDIGTLFDSMVGAYEGNVDEHAFPVVEKQEGQSHLWQRQVSSNFGPYAAKDAENPDAITGKAFMKVSLARHGSTLLFSLDDKLVDKALGTLDKRFPPMADVLPKDVLMPIYFGPDSMAQLMQQETLDSLPQDMEPVFYNAAQTYLIPKLRTLGGYGKYALTLPEGSEPDGHWQWLPLEWKAL